The genomic region CGGGGTCGGGTCAATAGTCAGTCGGAGTCAGTCGGTGAGATCGACCCGCACCGTCAGCAGGTTGGTGCCGAACGTGCGCACCCCGAAACTGTTGAACTGCGGCAGCGACCTGAGCCGCTGGTGTGCGTCGTCGTCGGGCAGCAGGTGCGCGACGCCGTTGTGCCAGCGGCCGTTCAGCCGCACCCGTACCCGGGGATCGGCCTTGATGTTCTTGATGTAGTCCGACTTCTCGCCGAACTCCGAGACGAACCAGAACTCGTTGCCGATCCGGCGTCCCCCGAGCGGGGTGCGGCGCGGCCGGCCGGACTTGCGGCCCGTCGTCTCCAGCAGCGTCTGAAACGGCAGCAGCCGCATCACCCGGTTGGCGACGTTCTTCTGAAAAAGCCTCGTGATGCGATCGCGCGCGTCATCGGCCATGTGCTTCTCCTGTCACACCATCGCGGTCCGTGGCACCTTCATACCCAGTTTCAGCGCACCGGCGAGCTCGCGGCTGGTGTCATAGTCGAAAACGACGTGACCGGTGATGACGTCGACGTCGCGTTTGAACCGCTGCAGCGGATGGTCGACGAAATGCGCGCTGGCCCCGGAGGCCTCGAGCAGCAGGCCGATCACCGCGCGCGACTCGCGCACGATGTGGGCCGCGGTCATCCGCGCCGCCGCCCGCACCGGTTTCGACACCGCCTCACCGGCGGTGACGAGGCCCTCGATCTCGCCGACCGTGTCGGCCAGCAGGGCCCGCAGCGCCCGCAGTCGCACCTCGGCCTCGGCCAGCCGGGCCTGCGCCATCGGCTTGTCCTTCTGGGTCGCGCCCTCGTAGGCCAGCACCCGGGTGCCGAGGCGTTCGG from Mycolicibacterium phlei harbors:
- a CDS encoding nitroreductase/quinone reductase family protein, which codes for MADDARDRITRLFQKNVANRVMRLLPFQTLLETTGRKSGRPRRTPLGGRRIGNEFWFVSEFGEKSDYIKNIKADPRVRVRLNGRWHNGVAHLLPDDDAHQRLRSLPQFNSFGVRTFGTNLLTVRVDLTD